A window of the Polaribacter batillariae genome harbors these coding sequences:
- a CDS encoding DUF5694 domain-containing protein: MKNLYLLLVLVFISCNNKKENHTTNKNKKADLEVLLIGTSHWNNYKSKGADIAQTDEIDILSDKYQKELNEIIDKIIAFKPDKIFVERTVFYQPKLDSLYNLYKYKNWGRKYRNEIYQLGFKTATILDHDRVYGVDYRETSFPYGKLMRAMKDANQQDLIRASEGDLKQFESRYNKLIAEKKHLKEILYFLNSKEQRKLDLDWYLNNANKGGSLEETTGSFLASEWIKRNIYTYGFIQKYVSSKDKKIMIIMGSSHIAVLDNLISYNKNWQTVELKDIIEN; encoded by the coding sequence ATGAAGAATTTATACCTATTACTGGTTTTAGTATTTATTTCTTGCAATAATAAAAAAGAGAACCACACTACAAATAAAAACAAAAAAGCAGATTTAGAAGTATTACTTATAGGTACTTCTCATTGGAATAACTACAAAAGTAAGGGTGCAGATATAGCCCAAACAGACGAAATTGATATTCTTTCTGATAAATATCAAAAAGAATTAAATGAAATTATTGATAAAATAATAGCATTTAAACCAGATAAAATTTTTGTAGAAAGAACGGTTTTTTATCAACCTAAATTAGATTCTTTATACAATTTGTATAAATATAAAAATTGGGGTCGAAAATATAGAAATGAAATTTATCAACTTGGTTTTAAAACTGCTACAATATTAGATCATGATAGAGTTTATGGGGTAGATTATAGAGAAACATCTTTTCCTTACGGAAAATTAATGAGAGCTATGAAGGATGCCAATCAACAAGATTTAATAAGAGCCTCTGAAGGTGATCTTAAACAATTTGAAAGTCGATACAATAAATTAATTGCAGAAAAGAAACATTTAAAAGAAATACTTTATTTTTTAAATAGTAAAGAGCAAAGAAAACTAGATTTAGATTGGTATCTAAATAATGCAAATAAAGGAGGCTCGTTAGAAGAAACAACAGGTTCTTTTTTAGCTTCTGAGTGGATAAAAAGAAATATTTACACTTATGGTTTTATTCAAAAATATGTATCTTCAAAAGATAAAAAAATAATGATTATTATGGGATCTAGTCACATAGCAGTTTTAGACAATTTAATATCTTATAATAAAAATTGGCAAACAGTAGAATTAAAAGATATTATAGAAAACTAG
- a CDS encoding sensor histidine kinase produces MRLPKGLNYHLLLALVLIAMSYFEDYTLGGKKGFLSNFTPYFFSLNITFYLSSTIIYFINFSIICPKLLKKNMWLYLVICFLGLILLFAGLRYVLDEIVLYHIFNIHNYVEGSRKFFYYIFDNSYFALNTILYSTLIYLFLDFREKKNHEKAQLNALKAQISPHFLFNILNAFYVDLLEDKPETAKDIHRLSELLRYVTYESKEDFVLLKKEVQFLEDYIAIYSRRYENDLAVIFEIKGNLTDVKIPSLILIHFVENLFKHGVVNDKNNPAEIKIVINKKALELETQNKILESVNHISSGIGSENIKKRLNSIYNDHYKLTYFNKNEYFKAYLKIPL; encoded by the coding sequence ATGCGTTTACCAAAAGGATTAAATTATCATCTATTATTAGCATTAGTTTTAATTGCTATGAGCTATTTTGAAGATTATACTTTAGGTGGTAAAAAAGGATTCTTATCTAATTTTACTCCTTATTTTTTTTCTTTAAATATTACTTTTTATTTATCATCTACTATTATTTATTTTATAAATTTTAGTATCATATGTCCAAAATTGTTAAAAAAGAATATGTGGCTGTACTTGGTAATCTGCTTTTTAGGACTTATACTTCTTTTTGCAGGTCTTAGATATGTGCTAGATGAAATTGTATTGTATCATATTTTTAATATTCATAATTATGTAGAAGGGTCAAGAAAATTTTTCTATTATATTTTTGATAATTCTTATTTTGCATTAAATACAATTTTATACAGTACTTTAATTTATTTATTTTTAGATTTTAGAGAAAAAAAGAATCATGAAAAAGCACAGTTAAATGCTTTAAAAGCGCAAATAAGTCCACACTTTTTATTTAATATACTCAATGCTTTTTATGTAGATTTATTAGAAGATAAGCCAGAGACAGCAAAAGATATTCATCGTTTATCAGAATTGTTAAGATATGTAACCTATGAATCTAAAGAAGATTTTGTTTTACTTAAAAAAGAAGTCCAATTTTTAGAAGATTATATTGCTATTTACAGTAGACGTTATGAAAATGATTTAGCTGTAATTTTTGAAATTAAAGGAAATCTAACTGATGTAAAAATACCCTCATTAATTTTAATTCATTTTGTAGAAAATTTGTTTAAGCATGGTGTTGTAAACGACAAAAATAATCCTGCTGAAATTAAAATCGTTATAAATAAAAAAGCATTAGAATTAGAAACCCAAAATAAAATTTTGGAATCTGTAAACCATATTAGCTCTGGTATAGGTTCTGAAAACATAAAAAAAAGACTCAACTCTATATACAATGATCATTATAAGTTAACTTATTTTAATAAAAATGAATATTTTAAAGCCTATTTAAAAATACCCTTATGA
- a CDS encoding LytR/AlgR family response regulator transcription factor → MSKKYKCIIVDDEPPAIRLLENYIAKISILELTYTSTSALMALSFLEKEKVDIIFLDIQMPHLTGLQLSKIIPKNTKVIFTTAYPQFALESYSVNAIDYLLKPFDFERFYKAIHKICSKETPIQQKIKKDFIFIKTDRKNNLVKVTVSDIIYIESLKNYVAIHLNNKEFITYNSLKNIKESLQNENFVQIHKSYLVSILHIEKTTSSSVFIGNKEIPIGNSFKNDFFLKIAQNKL, encoded by the coding sequence ATGAGTAAAAAGTACAAATGTATTATTGTTGATGATGAACCACCAGCAATAAGGTTATTAGAGAATTATATAGCTAAAATTTCTATTTTAGAACTTACATATACATCTACAAGCGCTTTAATGGCGTTGTCTTTTTTAGAAAAAGAAAAAGTAGATATTATTTTCTTAGACATACAAATGCCACATTTAACGGGTTTGCAACTTTCAAAAATTATACCTAAAAATACAAAGGTAATTTTTACAACAGCTTACCCTCAATTTGCTTTAGAAAGTTATTCTGTTAATGCTATCGATTATTTATTAAAACCTTTTGATTTTGAACGCTTTTACAAGGCAATTCATAAAATATGTAGCAAAGAAACTCCAATTCAACAAAAAATAAAAAAAGACTTTATTTTTATTAAAACCGATCGTAAAAACAACTTAGTAAAAGTTACAGTTTCTGATATTATTTATATAGAAAGTTTAAAAAATTATGTGGCTATTCATTTAAATAACAAAGAGTTTATTACTTATAATTCACTTAAAAATATCAAAGAAAGTTTACAAAACGAAAATTTTGTACAAATTCATAAATCCTATTTAGTTTCTATTTTGCACATAGAAAAGACAACATCTAGTTCAGTATTTATTGGTAACAAAGAAATACCCATAGGAAATAGTTTTAAGAATGACTTTTTTTTAAAGATAGCACAAAATAAGCTTTAA
- a CDS encoding YihY/virulence factor BrkB family protein: MQAKTILKDFPKLLKKTGINWIDSSPFELSAIVAYYAILSLPALIVIILNLVGNIWGREIVQGELLDEITKAVGIQTAESIRVMMLDRGDESVSIFTTIIGVGTLIYGATGVFYQLQAAFDKIWKVKENPKTNEFLKIIFDRLKSFGFILIIGFLLLISFILTALISSFSRRIEKFVPDNLFEYIYVVDFLMSILFIYILFAAMFKYLPSKKVRWRAVKVGAALTAILFVIGKYVLAWYFSEMEPASTYGAAGSVILIMLWVSYSSLILFFGAHFTKVYADMYLNNKDEEIVTL, translated from the coding sequence GTGCAGGCAAAAACAATTTTAAAAGATTTTCCTAAACTACTAAAAAAAACAGGAATTAATTGGATAGATAGTAGTCCTTTCGAGTTAAGTGCCATTGTTGCCTATTATGCCATTTTATCTTTACCTGCTTTAATTGTAATTATTTTAAATTTAGTAGGAAATATCTGGGGAAGAGAAATTGTACAAGGAGAATTATTAGACGAAATTACAAAAGCTGTAGGCATTCAAACAGCAGAATCTATAAGAGTAATGATGTTAGATAGAGGAGATGAATCTGTTTCTATTTTTACAACAATTATTGGTGTAGGAACACTTATTTATGGTGCCACAGGAGTTTTTTACCAATTACAAGCTGCATTTGATAAAATATGGAAAGTAAAAGAAAACCCGAAAACCAACGAATTTTTAAAAATAATTTTCGATCGCTTAAAAAGCTTTGGTTTTATTTTAATTATTGGTTTTTTGTTACTAATTAGTTTTATTTTAACGGCTTTAATTAGTTCATTTAGCAGACGAATAGAAAAGTTTGTGCCAGATAATTTGTTCGAATATATTTATGTTGTAGATTTTTTAATGTCTATTTTATTTATTTACATTTTATTTGCAGCCATGTTTAAATATTTACCCAGTAAAAAAGTACGTTGGCGTGCTGTAAAAGTGGGCGCAGCCTTAACTGCCATTTTATTTGTAATTGGTAAATATGTATTGGCTTGGTATTTTAGCGAAATGGAGCCCGCTTCTACTTATGGGGCAGCAGGTTCTGTAATTTTAATTATGCTGTGGGTTTCTTACTCTAGTTTAATTCTGTTTTTTGGAGCACATTTTACAAAGGTATATGCAGATATGTATTTAAATAATAAAGATGAAGAAATTGTAACACTCTAA
- a CDS encoding MFS transporter: MKKSISEKIYFFLNTDDKNVDEHLPRNYSLLLLNSIFTKLGDSLSNPKTVLAWIMNSINAPVYMISFIVPIRESGSMLPQLFLASYIKTKAKRKWIFVFGSIFQFTSIFAIALTAYFFDGFIAGSIIILLLITFSFSRSLCSVSSKDVLGKTIPKNKRGKLKGYTVSVSGVLTLFAGLLIMYQSKSDASLLFYSGILLCASAMWLISAFIYSKIKEPKSKTEKNKDTWKEVLQSIKLVKKDRRFKNFIIVRSLLLCSALTAPFYVLLAQENVGKESYLLGLFIIAKGVASFLSAPVWGKMADVSSKNVMSFATIIASFLGIGMFVIIEVFTDFAKVFWLYPVAFFILGIAHSGVRLGRKTYVVNMAEGNKRTDYVSVSNTIIGLILLITGGISALASLFSVELVLLVLSIFGLLGAFLSYKLPNVEAQ, encoded by the coding sequence ATGAAAAAATCCATTTCAGAAAAAATCTATTTTTTTTTAAATACTGATGATAAAAATGTTGATGAACATTTACCAAGAAACTACTCTTTACTATTATTAAATAGTATTTTTACCAAATTAGGAGACAGTTTAAGCAACCCCAAAACAGTATTGGCGTGGATTATGAATTCTATAAACGCCCCTGTTTACATGATTAGTTTTATTGTGCCTATTAGAGAATCTGGCTCTATGTTGCCTCAACTATTTTTGGCGAGTTACATTAAAACCAAAGCAAAAAGAAAATGGATTTTTGTTTTTGGGTCTATTTTTCAGTTTACATCTATTTTTGCAATTGCTTTAACGGCTTATTTTTTTGATGGGTTTATAGCAGGCAGCATCATTATTTTATTGCTAATAACTTTTAGTTTTTCGAGAAGTTTATGTTCTGTAAGTTCGAAAGATGTTTTAGGAAAAACAATCCCTAAAAACAAACGTGGAAAATTAAAAGGCTATACAGTTTCTGTATCTGGAGTTTTGACTTTATTCGCAGGTTTACTAATCATGTATCAATCGAAAAGCGATGCTTCTCTCCTATTTTATAGCGGAATTTTACTGTGTGCAAGTGCTATGTGGTTAATTTCTGCATTTATTTATTCAAAAATAAAAGAACCGAAAAGTAAAACCGAAAAAAATAAAGATACTTGGAAAGAAGTTTTACAGAGCATAAAATTGGTAAAAAAAGATCGCCGTTTTAAAAACTTTATTATTGTACGTTCACTTTTATTATGTTCTGCATTAACGGCCCCTTTTTACGTTTTGTTAGCGCAAGAAAATGTTGGAAAAGAAAGTTATTTATTAGGTTTATTTATTATTGCAAAAGGCGTTGCCTCTTTTTTAAGTGCACCTGTTTGGGGGAAAATGGCAGATGTTTCTAGTAAAAACGTAATGTCTTTTGCTACCATAATTGCCTCTTTTTTAGGAATTGGAATGTTTGTAATTATTGAAGTATTTACCGATTTCGCAAAAGTATTTTGGTTGTATCCTGTGGCTTTTTTTATCCTAGGCATTGCCCATAGTGGCGTAAGATTGGGCAGAAAAACCTATGTTGTAAATATGGCCGAAGGAAATAAAAGAACAGATTATGTTTCTGTAAGCAACACAATTATTGGCTTAATTTTACTAATCACTGGCGGAATTAGTGCTTTAGCATCACTCTTTTCTGTGGAACTAGTTTTGTTGGTTTTATCGATATTTGGTCTTTTAGGGGCATTTCTAAGTTACAAATTGCCAAATGTAGAGGCTCAATAA
- a CDS encoding NAD-dependent succinate-semialdehyde dehydrogenase — protein sequence MKKITTINPATEEEIKSYNRFSAKEAKEKITKANEAYQTWKKTSFEERSKLMHKLAIIFEENKEEYAQLATQEMGKIIKQSRAEIEKCAKICRYYANNIKELLANKIVETEARKSYVTFQPLGVALAVMPWNFPFYQVIRFAAPAIMAGNTSVLKHASNVQGCAFALEEAFKKAGFPKGVFTNLNLESQDIKTIIKDKNIVAVTLTGSEPAGRSIAKIAGENLKKTVLELGGSDAYIILEDADLEKATDLATYGRLQNNGQTCIAAKRFIVLEEIYDNFLQLFTQKMKDAKMGAPTNEDVYYGPLARIDLRDELHKQVEKTVKQGGKLVLGGKIPDRKGAYYPATILADLKVGMTAFDEELFGPVASVIKAKNEKEAIELANSSNFGLGSGVITGDVQRGEKIALQLEAGNSFVNKLVVSDPRLPFGGIKNSGYGRELSSYGIREFVNTKSIWID from the coding sequence ATGAAAAAGATAACCACCATAAACCCAGCAACAGAAGAAGAGATAAAAAGTTACAATCGATTTTCTGCAAAAGAAGCCAAAGAAAAAATAACAAAAGCTAACGAGGCTTACCAAACTTGGAAAAAAACAAGTTTTGAAGAACGCTCTAAATTAATGCACAAATTAGCCATTATTTTTGAAGAAAACAAAGAAGAATATGCGCAATTAGCAACCCAAGAAATGGGAAAAATAATAAAGCAATCGCGTGCAGAAATAGAAAAATGTGCAAAAATTTGCAGGTATTATGCCAATAATATCAAAGAATTATTAGCAAACAAAATTGTTGAAACAGAAGCTCGTAAAAGTTATGTTACTTTTCAACCTTTGGGAGTTGCACTGGCAGTAATGCCCTGGAATTTTCCATTTTATCAAGTCATTCGTTTTGCTGCACCAGCAATTATGGCTGGAAATACCAGTGTTTTAAAACATGCTTCGAATGTGCAAGGTTGTGCTTTCGCTTTAGAAGAAGCATTTAAAAAAGCGGGCTTTCCTAAAGGTGTTTTTACCAACTTAAATTTAGAATCACAAGATATTAAAACCATTATTAAAGATAAAAATATTGTTGCAGTAACCTTAACAGGAAGCGAACCTGCAGGTCGTTCTATCGCTAAAATTGCAGGAGAAAATTTAAAGAAAACCGTTTTAGAGTTAGGAGGAAGTGATGCATACATCATTTTAGAAGATGCAGACTTAGAAAAAGCGACAGATTTAGCGACTTATGGACGTTTACAAAACAATGGACAAACTTGTATTGCTGCAAAACGCTTTATTGTTTTGGAAGAAATTTATGATAATTTTCTACAACTTTTTACCCAAAAAATGAAAGATGCAAAAATGGGAGCACCTACAAATGAAGATGTTTATTATGGACCGCTGGCAAGAATAGATTTACGAGACGAATTGCACAAACAAGTAGAAAAAACAGTAAAACAAGGTGGTAAATTGGTTTTAGGAGGCAAAATTCCTGATAGAAAAGGAGCCTATTATCCTGCCACTATTTTGGCAGATTTAAAAGTTGGAATGACCGCTTTTGACGAAGAATTGTTTGGGCCAGTTGCTTCTGTAATTAAAGCAAAAAACGAAAAAGAAGCGATTGAATTGGCAAACAGTTCTAACTTTGGGCTGGGCTCTGGAGTAATTACTGGCGATGTTCAAAGAGGAGAAAAAATAGCTTTACAACTAGAAGCAGGAAACAGTTTTGTAAATAAATTAGTGGTTTCTGACCCAAGATTACCATTTGGAGGCATTAAAAACTCTGGGTATGGTAGAGAACTTTCTAGCTACGGAATTCGTGAGTTTGTAAATACCAAATCTATTTGGATTGATTAA
- a CDS encoding AraC family transcriptional regulator: MQVLETYKPFEIQEIKLSEWKQRPTKNNYFELVLIKQGKGKQCINYNQHQYKEGNIFLLPPLRCHSFNIKKPTTFVFLKFTDAIFKHIHHKSINRNEWFKEASYILANYNQLPGDIIKNELDRKHIEHLMAIILQESRNYGNESVSLITSLMTSILELIIRNIKNADVLKVSNSNTDHRILKMLAYINENIQKPELLKVEHLASVFMMSPTYVSEFFKKQVKISLREYIIKAKLKLVEIRLLNSDYTLTQIADELAFTDVSHLSKTFKRYVGTSIKEFKNNGEYRLLKRVPTFAG, from the coding sequence ATGCAAGTTTTAGAAACCTACAAACCTTTTGAAATACAAGAAATAAAGCTTTCGGAATGGAAACAAAGACCCACAAAAAACAATTATTTTGAGTTGGTTTTAATCAAGCAAGGTAAAGGAAAACAGTGCATTAACTACAACCAACATCAATATAAAGAAGGAAACATTTTTTTGTTGCCTCCTTTGCGTTGCCACTCTTTTAATATAAAAAAACCAACCACTTTCGTTTTTTTAAAGTTTACAGATGCTATTTTTAAGCATATTCATCATAAATCTATCAATAGAAACGAATGGTTTAAAGAGGCTTCTTACATTTTGGCAAACTATAATCAATTACCTGGAGATATTATTAAAAACGAATTGGATCGAAAACACATCGAACATTTAATGGCTATTATTTTACAGGAGTCTAGAAATTATGGAAACGAATCTGTTTCTTTAATTACTAGTTTAATGACGAGTATTTTAGAGTTAATTATCCGAAATATAAAAAATGCAGATGTTTTAAAAGTTTCCAACAGCAATACCGATCACAGAATTCTAAAAATGTTAGCTTATATCAATGAAAATATTCAAAAACCAGAACTTTTAAAAGTAGAACATTTAGCGTCTGTGTTTATGATGTCTCCCACTTATGTAAGTGAGTTTTTTAAAAAGCAAGTTAAAATTTCTTTGCGAGAATACATTATCAAAGCAAAGCTAAAATTGGTAGAAATACGTTTATTAAATTCCGACTATACACTTACACAAATTGCTGATGAATTGGCTTTTACAGATGTAAGCCACTTATCGAAAACCTTTAAACGATATGTGGGCACTTCTATTAAAGAATTTAAAAATAATGGAGAATATAGGTTGTTAAAACGTGTACCTACCTTTGCTGGGTAG
- a CDS encoding zinc-binding alcohol dehydrogenase family protein: MKAIGFKKSYPIENKNSFIFFETAKPKPTDFDLLVKVQANSVNPVDFKIRQSAAKDNTLETPKIIGWDAVGVVEAVGEKTSKFKVGDAVFYAGDITRSGSNAEFQLVDERIVGKKPKNISIEAAAAMPLTSLTAYEALFDRIRINPQKDKGKSVLILAGAGGVGSIAIQLAKKLGNLTVIATASREDSIQWCKDLGADFVVNHYNLKEELEKIGHKEVNYILDFVDLEGYWETIAEIIKPQGHIVSITQSSKPLNLNLLKSKSVTFSWELMYTRSMYNTNDIARQHEILNNISELLDKGILKSTLTTTLHGFSVENFKKTHRLQESGKSIGKTVVLF, encoded by the coding sequence ATGAAAGCCATAGGATTTAAAAAATCGTACCCGATAGAAAATAAAAATAGTTTTATTTTTTTTGAAACAGCAAAGCCAAAACCTACAGATTTCGATCTTTTAGTAAAAGTGCAAGCCAACTCTGTAAATCCGGTTGATTTTAAAATTAGACAAAGTGCTGCAAAAGACAACACATTAGAAACACCAAAAATAATTGGTTGGGATGCTGTTGGAGTTGTGGAAGCAGTAGGTGAAAAAACCTCTAAATTTAAGGTAGGTGATGCCGTTTTTTATGCAGGTGATATTACCAGAAGTGGCAGCAATGCCGAGTTTCAATTAGTAGATGAAAGAATTGTTGGTAAAAAACCAAAAAACATTTCTATTGAAGCAGCAGCAGCCATGCCTTTAACAAGTTTAACTGCTTATGAGGCTTTGTTCGATCGAATTCGAATTAACCCCCAAAAAGATAAAGGAAAATCTGTTTTAATATTGGCAGGTGCAGGTGGTGTTGGGTCGATTGCGATTCAATTGGCAAAAAAATTAGGTAATTTAACCGTAATTGCAACAGCTTCTCGCGAAGATTCTATTCAGTGGTGCAAAGATTTAGGAGCCGATTTTGTTGTAAATCATTATAACTTAAAAGAAGAATTAGAAAAAATAGGGCATAAAGAGGTAAATTATATTTTAGATTTTGTCGATTTAGAAGGTTATTGGGAAACCATCGCAGAAATTATTAAACCACAAGGGCATATCGTTTCTATTACCCAAAGCAGTAAACCTTTAAATTTAAACCTTTTAAAAAGCAAAAGTGTTACTTTTTCTTGGGAATTAATGTACACTCGTTCTATGTACAACACAAACGATATTGCTAGACAACACGAAATATTAAATAATATTTCCGAATTATTAGACAAAGGAATCTTAAAATCTACTTTAACAACCACTTTACATGGTTTTTCTGTCGAGAATTTTAAAAAAACCCATAGATTACAAGAATCTGGAAAATCTATAGGCAAAACAGTTGTTTTATTTTAG
- a CDS encoding DEAD/DEAH box helicase translates to MANHKKEQQDILDKLNIKQLNPMQIEATAVIEKTDNTILLSPTGTGKTLAFLLPIIKNLDPENSNIQVLILVPSRELAIQIEQVVREMGSGYKVNAVYGGRPISKDKIELKHVPAILIGTPGRISDHFSNERFSRDCIKTLVLDEFDKSLEVGFEYEMRQIIKQLPALSKRILTSATQGISIPDFVELKQPKTINYLKGKKVSKLEIKTVISPAKNKLNTLLHLLNHLGNQQGIIFCNLKDSINNLSTFLESKNIKHGCFSGGMEQKDRERALIKFSNGTYQILIATDLAARGIDVPEMNYIIHYELPLALEEFTHRNGRTARVSAEGTAYVLKWKDQLLPEFIKDAEVVDITKQAERKMPYWETVFISGGRKDKISKGDIAGLFIKQGKLKREQLGTINLKQDCAFVAVPLTLATRLVEKLNNSRLKKKKVRIYKA, encoded by the coding sequence ATGGCAAATCATAAAAAAGAGCAACAAGATATTTTAGATAAATTAAATATCAAACAGTTAAATCCTATGCAAATAGAGGCAACTGCTGTTATTGAAAAAACCGACAATACAATATTGCTATCGCCAACAGGAACAGGAAAAACACTGGCTTTTTTATTACCAATCATTAAAAATTTAGATCCCGAAAATTCAAATATTCAAGTACTTATTTTGGTACCTTCTAGAGAATTAGCGATTCAAATAGAACAGGTTGTGCGTGAAATGGGTTCTGGCTACAAAGTTAATGCGGTTTATGGTGGAAGACCCATCTCTAAAGATAAAATAGAATTGAAACATGTACCTGCGATTTTAATTGGAACACCAGGTAGAATTTCCGATCACTTTAGTAACGAACGTTTTTCTAGAGATTGCATTAAAACGTTAGTTTTAGACGAGTTCGATAAGTCTTTAGAAGTTGGTTTTGAGTACGAAATGAGGCAAATTATAAAACAATTACCTGCTTTAAGTAAACGCATTTTAACTTCTGCAACACAAGGGATTAGCATTCCTGATTTTGTTGAATTAAAACAACCCAAAACCATTAATTATTTAAAAGGAAAAAAAGTTTCTAAATTAGAAATTAAAACCGTTATTTCTCCTGCAAAAAACAAACTAAATACACTTTTACATTTGTTAAATCATTTAGGAAATCAACAAGGAATTATTTTTTGTAATTTAAAAGATAGTATCAACAATCTAAGTACTTTTTTAGAAAGTAAAAACATAAAACATGGTTGTTTTAGCGGCGGAATGGAGCAAAAAGACAGAGAGCGTGCTTTGATAAAATTTAGCAATGGAACCTACCAAATTTTAATTGCAACAGATTTGGCTGCAAGAGGAATTGATGTTCCAGAAATGAATTACATTATTCATTATGAATTGCCTCTAGCTTTAGAAGAATTTACCCACAGAAATGGACGCACAGCAAGGGTTTCTGCAGAAGGAACTGCCTATGTTTTAAAGTGGAAAGATCAACTTTTACCTGAATTTATAAAAGATGCTGAAGTGGTAGATATTACGAAACAAGCAGAAAGAAAAATGCCTTATTGGGAAACTGTTTTTATTTCTGGCGGAAGAAAAGACAAAATTTCGAAAGGAGACATTGCAGGTTTATTTATTAAACAAGGAAAATTAAAAAGAGAGCAGTTAGGAACCATCAATTTAAAACAAGATTGCGCTTTTGTGGCTGTTCCGTTAACTTTAGCAACTCGTTTGGTAGAAAAATTGAACAACTCTCGTTTAAAAAAGAAGAAAGTTAGAATCTATAAGGCTTAA
- a CDS encoding anti-sigma factor, whose amino-acid sequence MNTKEYIASGILELYVAGSLSEKENEEVHAAIQENPELLAEVLSIENAIVKLTAAASKKDASYLFTTIQKEIEGKETKVISISKPKNNWLQYSGWVASIVIGCVLIWSISQNNQLKEQIATEKQQLEEQIDKASNNLAEAEKLISIFRDKDIISVPLAGQKVSPNSYAKVYWDKKTNSIYLDAKGLPDPPKGKVYQVWSLKLSPLTPTSLGTLETFTTDANKIFTIENANESEAFGITLEPVGGSESPTLEQLYTLGAVTAAP is encoded by the coding sequence ATGAATACAAAAGAATACATAGCATCAGGAATTTTAGAACTGTACGTTGCAGGTTCACTCTCAGAAAAAGAGAATGAAGAAGTGCATGCCGCAATTCAAGAAAACCCAGAATTGTTAGCAGAAGTGTTATCAATAGAAAATGCCATTGTAAAGCTTACTGCAGCAGCTTCTAAAAAAGATGCCTCTTATTTATTTACAACCATACAAAAAGAAATTGAAGGTAAAGAAACAAAAGTAATTTCGATTTCTAAACCTAAAAATAATTGGTTACAATATTCTGGTTGGGTAGCTTCTATTGTTATTGGTTGTGTTTTAATTTGGTCCATTTCGCAAAACAACCAATTAAAAGAGCAAATTGCTACAGAAAAACAACAGTTAGAAGAACAAATAGACAAGGCATCTAATAATTTGGCCGAGGCAGAAAAGTTGATTTCTATTTTTAGAGATAAAGACATTATTTCTGTGCCTCTTGCTGGTCAAAAAGTTTCTCCGAACTCTTACGCAAAAGTGTATTGGGACAAAAAAACAAACAGTATTTATTTAGATGCAAAAGGTTTGCCAGACCCACCAAAAGGAAAAGTATATCAAGTTTGGTCATTAAAACTAAGTCCTTTAACTCCTACAAGTTTAGGAACCTTAGAAACGTTTACAACAGATGCTAACAAGATTTTTACCATAGAAAATGCAAACGAATCTGAAGCATTTGGTATTACTCTAGAACCTGTAGGTGGTAGCGAATCTCCTACTCTAGAGCAGTTATATACACTAGGTGCAGTTACTGCAGCGCCTTAA
- a CDS encoding RNA polymerase sigma factor translates to MNLEQLVLEFQQKDVKAYEKLYNMYCNSIFGVVNNIVKNDDVAQEITQDVFIKAWKNSTSYSAKKGRFFTWILNIARNAAIDYTRSKKYKQSKQNLNSDFFVDILETSKSLDNSTDTIGIKEFVTKLGDKCKRIIELIYFKGFTQKEASEELEMPIGTIKTRNRNCIGELRIMLGV, encoded by the coding sequence ATGAATTTAGAACAATTAGTTTTAGAGTTTCAACAAAAGGATGTAAAAGCCTACGAAAAACTATACAATATGTATTGCAATAGTATTTTTGGTGTGGTAAATAACATTGTTAAAAACGACGATGTCGCACAAGAAATCACACAAGATGTTTTTATAAAAGCTTGGAAAAACTCAACTTCTTACAGTGCTAAAAAAGGGCGTTTCTTTACATGGATCCTTAATATTGCAAGAAATGCGGCGATAGACTATACACGTTCTAAAAAATATAAACAGTCTAAACAAAACCTTAACTCAGATTTTTTCGTAGATATATTAGAAACCAGTAAAAGTTTAGACAATTCTACAGATACAATTGGTATAAAAGAATTTGTTACCAAATTAGGTGATAAATGTAAAAGAATCATAGAATTAATTTATTTTAAAGGATTTACCCAAAAAGAAGCATCAGAAGAATTAGAAATGCCAATAGGTACTATAAAAACAAGAAACAGAAATTGTATAGGCGAGTTGCGCATTATGCTTGGAGTTTAA